In Musa acuminata AAA Group cultivar baxijiao chromosome BXJ3-11, Cavendish_Baxijiao_AAA, whole genome shotgun sequence, one DNA window encodes the following:
- the LOC135585695 gene encoding transcription factor SCREAM2-like, with protein MTSRDQKKAVLHEKLQLLRSVTNSSALSKASIIVDASKYIQELKQKVEACKRDLAEESSLPMVNVETLEKGFWINVFSDKNCPGMLVSVLQAFQELGLDVLDATISSADSFRLEAVGGEPQNESVDARMVRQVVVQAIKKCM; from the exons ATGACATCCAGAGATCAAAAGAAGGCTGTCTTGCATGAGAAGCTGCAGCTGCTTCGATCTGTCACCAACTCCAGCGCA CTAAGCAAAGCTTCTATTATAGTGGACGCGTCAAAATACATCCAAGAGCTGAAGCAAAAGGTGGAAGCATGCAAACGAGATCTCGCGGAGGAAAGCTCCCTCCCCATG GTTAATGTCGAAACCCTAGAAAAGGGTTTCTGGATCAATGTATTCTCCGACAAGAACTGCCCGGGCATGCTTGTCTCCGTTCTTCAGGCATTCCAGGAACTTGGTCTTGATGTGCTGGATGCGACCATCTCCTCCGCCGACTCATTTCGTCTTGAAGCTGTTGGAGGAGAA CCGCAGAATGAGAGCGTGGATGCACGGATGGTGAGGCAAGTGGTGGTGCAAGCTATTAAGAAGTGTATGTGA